The sequence below is a genomic window from Ignavibacteriales bacterium.
GAACGCTTTTTTCTTGCCGGGAATTATTTCAGTTACTTTACCTTCTGTGGCAGTATTTTTTAGGCGGACATAATCGCCGACAGAAATATTTTCACTCTCTTCTAATACATCATTGACTTCGGGAACTTCAATAGATGACGTTTCCTGTTTTAACTGTTTAAGAATCTCTTTTACACTCTTAATATTTTCTTTTTGTGCGTTTGATTCTTTCAACTCCTTAACAACAGATTCAATCTTTTTATTAATTCCTTTAAGCAGATCTTCAGCATCCTGTTTAGATTTTTTTATTATATCTCTTTTCTCTGTATTAAGCTTGTTCAGATTCTGTTCGTACGATTTAGTTATTTCTTTTAACCTGCGATTTTCATTATCAAGATGTTTTATTTTTTCATCAAGCATATTTGACTTGGTTTCTATCTCAACAAGAAAAGATTCAAGTTTATGTTTGTCAGAATCAAGATATTGCTTTGCCGTTTCAAGAGTCTGTTCCTGCATACCTATGCGCCCTGCAATTTCAAACGCATAACTTGATCCGGGTATTCCCTGCTTAAACACATACGTCGGACGAAGGTCTTTATGATTGAATTCCATTGCAGCGTTTTCAAATCCCTTTGTCTCATTGGCAATTAATTTTAAACTACCGTGATGTGTAGACGCAAATACAATCGCGCCTTTATTATACAACTCAATTAATACTGAAGCTGCTATTGCAGAACCTTCCGCGGGATCAGTTCCTGCGCCTACCTCATCTATCAATACAAGTGATTGTTCCCCCGCTTTTTCAAGTATATTTTTTATGTTGAAAAGATGAGAACTGAACGTTGACAAGTCATCTTCAATTGACTGCTGATCACCAATATCCACAAAGATGTGATCAAATAAATGCAGGTTCGAATCCGGGCTTGCAGGAATATGGATACCCGATTGAACCATCAGTGAGAAAAGACCAATGGTTTTTAACACAACTGTTTTGCCGCCTGCATTCGGTCCTGTTATAATAATCACTCTATCTTGATCAATAGTAATATTTAACGGAACGGTATTATCCCGTCCAAGTTTTCTGAGAAGTATAGGATGTCTTGCATCGCTTAAAATAATTTTTTCTTTTTTATTCAGTTGCGGAAATGATCCGATAATTTCCATTGAGTGTTTTGCTCTTGCAAATATTGAATCATATTTCGTTACCACCGAAAGTGAATCTTTAAGTTGCGCTGCATAAGTACCAATCAGTTTAGTAAGCTCTTTTAATAGTCTTTCAATTTCACGACGCTCAGCAAATGAAAGAGATACAAGTTCATTATTCAGTTCCAACGTTTCTTCAGGTTCAATGTAAACAGTTTGTCCGGACGAAGATTCTGAATGAATGAAACCGCGTATATGTCTTTTGTGTTCAACCTTAACCGGGATTACAATTCTGCCGTCACGAAGTGTTAGATAATCTTCACGCACAAAATCTGATTCACGTAATGATTTAATAATCTTATTTACAGCTCGAATCAGATCGTGATTTTTTTCTCTTATCTCTTTCCTGATCTCCTGAAGTTTATGGCTTGCATTCTCAAGGATCTCACCATTCTCTCCGATAATTTTTCTTATGTGATGTTCAAACACTTTGTCAACAAATAAAGTTGATGCCAACGTGAAAAGTTTCGGCGATAACTCAGAATTGTTTTTCAGAAATTGAAAAAGTGTTCGCGAAACAACAGCAAGCCGATAAATTTCCCAGATCTTTTTAATATCCAGAACTGATCCTTCAATCCTGCTTTGCGAGAGCGATTCATCAAGGTTGGAAAGATGTTCTATCGGAGGCTGTTCTATGCGTATAAGAATATTCTTTGCTTCACTTACAAGTTCACCTTCGTTTATAACATGGTTCAAATCGCTTTCAGGAAGTAGGTTCAGAACTTCGTCTTTCCCTTTCTCGGTAAGACAATATTTTGAAATGTAAGAAAGGACTTTTCTGAATTCTAATTTTTCAATTACATCAGGTGAAGTCATTTAGTTGAATCTTTATCGTTAATATAATCTTTGATGAGTTTTTTTGTTTGAGGTGTGTATCCGCCTAGAAAATCAATTGTAACAGGAATAAGTGAATAGACTGATGAATAAAACATAGAATCTTTATTTGTTTTGGGATCAGGAAAATTAAATACATTCAGCAAAAGAAAAACCGCACTCGCAAAAAACAAAACCTGTATCACACCGATAGAGCCGCCAATCAACTGGTTTAACAGGTTGTTGACTTTATCAAACGGATGCACAATTCTTTTAACAACTGAGAAGATGAGAATTGTTGCAAGGAAAATAGCTGCGCCCGCAATGATCTCCGCGAGGTACAATTCAATGTTAAATGCCGATTCAATGATCTTTCCAAGTGAGCCTGAAAAATTCAAAGCAAATACAACGGCAATGGCAAAACCAACAAGTCCTATTAATTTCCGGATGAATCCATCTTTAAATCCGAGTATGAATCCAATAAGACAAGCCAATGCAATCAGAATATCTATGAAGTTCAACTAACACCAAGAAATTTTTCAACTAATGTTTTTACTATCTTACCATCAGCTTTGCCTTTTAACTCTTTCATAACCAGTGGCATTAATTTTGAAAAATCATCCTTAGTTTTTGCACCGATAGGTTCAGCAAGACCATTGATGATCTGAGAAATTTCATTTTCATCCAACTGCTTTGGAAGATAATCCATCAGCACTTTCAATTCACTTTCTTCCTGATCAGCTAACTCAGTTCTTCCTGCATTCCTGAATTGTTCAATTGAATCCTTGCGCTTTTTTGCTGCAGTACTAAGCATTTTAATTTCTTCATCGGGACTCATTTCTTTTGCAGCGCCGCTTTTTTCAAATTCAAGTATCAACGCACGGATTGAACGTATTACTGTCAGCCTGGTTTTATCACCGGACTTCATTGCGGCTTTCAGATCTTCATTTATTTTTTCTTTTAAATTCATTTGTTTCCTCTAAAACTGAAAAAGGCAGATATGTATAAACACACCTGCCTTTTAATTCAATTGTTAATACTATTATAGTTTTATGGTTGAAGAGTAGTTAATCCTCAAACAATAAGCGTCTCTTAACTCCTGCTGAATGTCAGTTACAAGACCCATATCAGCAGCTTTATCAATCCTCAATGAAACGATCACATTCGGAAGTTCCTGTCTCTTCTTATACATAATCGATTCAACTTCTTCAAGCAGAACGATACTGTCATTGATCTGCATACGTTTATCTTTACCAACCCATAGATATGATACGAGTCTTTTGTTCTCAATCTTTTCAATTGCCTGAGCTTCCGGCAATGAATAAGCTACAAGAACATCAACTTCTCTTAGTGTTGTAGTAACCATAAAAAATAGTAAGAGCATGAAAACTATATCAGGCATTGATGCGGTAGGAATTTCCTGCTTAGTACTGGCTCTTCTTTTTTCAAATTTCATTATTGTCCTCGGACCTTAATTATTGAACCTTTTCCGGTTCAGCAAGTGAAATAATAATCGGGATTTTATCTTTAACAATTTCCTGGCTTTCAGGATCAAGATCATTATACTTCCTTCCAAAATTCGCATTTGAATACTCATCACGAACTTCGAAATATGAAAGTTTGATCTGGTCAAGTGCCTGCACATAAATGTTATATACAGTTTTCCGGTCTGTTTTTAACGAAACAATTAATTTTTTATTTGAAGGTAATTCAATTTTGGAAACAATCCTCGATTTAAGATTGTTTTTAATCATGTGTACAGGAATTACTGCACCATCGAGTAGAACATCCCCGTTTTCATTAATTAATATAGCTGCCATTCTTTCCTTTGATACGGGTGTTACTTCTGTCTCCGGGTCAAGTGGCTCGGGAAGTGTAATACCAATACCGGTATCAACATCTATAACCGTTGCAACAAGGAAGAAAAGCAAAAGAAGGAAAGCTATATCTGCCATTGAACTGGTTGGTATAGCTGCTTCAGCAATTTTTTTCTTTTTAATCATTTTAAATACTCGTTTTGAAAAATAAAATTTTTGGTTTAGTTATTTTTTACGAGTCTTTAATTCATACAAAGCGTCAATAAGTTCTATTGAACTTTCTTCCATATCCCCAACCAACTTATCAATCCTGGAAACGAAGTAATTATAGAATACCTGGAGGATCATAGCAACAACGAGACCGAACAATGTAGTTAGAAGAGCAACGGAAATACCTTCAGCAACAATTGCAGGAGAAATCTGTGCAGCTTCTTTAATAGCATCAAAAGCCTCGATCATACCTTGAACTGTTCCTGTAAATCCAAGCATAGGTGCAATAGTAATAAACGTAGAAATCCAGATAAGTCCTTTTTCAAGGAATCCCATTTCAATTCCACCGTAAGCGATGATTGCTTTTTCAGCAGCGTCAAGTCCTTCATCAGCTCTTAAAAGACCTGCATGAAATACAGAAGCAATTGGTCCGCGGGTATTTGAGCAAACATCTTTCGCCGCTTCAACTCCGCCTTCTTCAAGTGCTTTTCGTACTTTTACAATAAACTGTTTTGTGTTAACTCTAGCCCTTGAGAGGGTCCAGAATCTTTCGATACAAAAAGCAAGACCTATGACTAAACTTGCAAGAATTGGATGCATAAAGAAGCCACCTGCTTCATATTTTTCAGCTAGCCAATTCAATGCGCCTGTATCATTAGTTGCTTGTGCGATTATATTAAGAGTCGATGAGAGAACACCTGTAAATTCCATATATACTTGACCTCCAAAATATTAAATAAGTTAAGCTAACAAGTAGGAAAACCCTGCTAACTATTTCAAAAATATGGTGCTACATTAAGCATTATAGAAAACAAAGTCAACAAATTATTTGTTGCGATTTCTTTAAGAAAAACTTAAAAACACAGAATTTATTTGCTTTTAAATTGCAAACCTGTTTGTCAATTTTATAACATTTCCTGTAACAAAATTGAACCGGGTAAACAAATCATGAACGAGTTCTCCGACCTCTTCTGGTTTGATCCAGGAACTATAATCTGCTTCTTTCATCCAGTCTCTGTTGGCTGGAGTATCGATTATGTAAGGAGCCAAAGCATTAACACTCAGATTTATTTCTTTACCTTCAAGTGCAAGAGTTTTAACAAGGTGAATCAGAGCAGCTTTGGAAACTCCATAGACACCTTTACCCACTTCTTCTTTAAGACCTGTTAATGCCGCAGTAAAACAAATTGAACCTGCGAGAGAATCTTTTACAAGTTTTGAAAAATGTTTTGCGATTAAAAAACTGGTTTGAAGATTGATCGTCATCATTTTCTGATAATCAGCGATTTCAGCATCCCAGATTTTCCTTCCGCCAGAAAATCCGCCGATTGTGGAGTAAAGAAATAAAATTTTATCCTTGCCGGGACTGACTTTACTGAGAACATTCATAACATTGTCCTCTTCTGATAAGTCAGAAGTATCAATCAATACAACATTCTCTTTTTCTGTTTTTATTTTTGAAATGTCAAAATCGAAAAGATAAATTTTATCATAATTTTTTGATAAAAGAGATGATGTAATTCCTTTTCCCAGATAACCGCCTGCACCAAAAATTAAAAGCTCTCTTGTCATTACATTTCTCCTTTCAAAATAAACTTTGCCGTTACAGGGAAATGATCACTGTATCCTCCAAGGTATCTTGAACCGCCGTAAGTCGGGAACGGTGTTCCGGCAAATTTTCCAGTGCGTGTAATCATCACTGAAGGTTTGAATACTTCAAATGAGTTGCACAGGTATTGTACTTTATTACTATTAAAAAAGTTTCCCGTAATTATTATCTGGTCAAGCATATTCCAGTTATCCTGGTATTTATAACTTCCTGAACCGGATTTATATGGTATATATGCAAGGTTATATAACTGAGTGTCACTGATAACAACTGAAACGGAATCACCGCAGTTATCCGGTACAGCCCTCAAGTGATCAGTTATTGATTTATTATCAGGCATATCATTAAAATCACCGATAATAATAATCTGTCGTTGTGAATTTAAATTAAGTAGTGAATCAACATTTTTACGCAGCACCTTTGCAGCATTTATTCTGTTTGGTTCCGATTCAGTTTCTCCGCCTCTTCTGGATGGCCAGTGATTTACAAAGACACATATAGTATCACCATATTTACTAAGCAAAGTACAACCAAGAATTAATCTTGTCGGGTATCCGTCATCAAGATGTACTGTATCTCCTTTAACGGATAGTAATGTAAACTTATCGGAATTATAAATTAATCCGTTATCAATACCTCTTTCATCGGGTGCTTCTAATGCTGCTGTTTTATAATTAATATCATTAAGAAATTTAGAAGTTAGTGAATCTATCAGTGCCTGGTGTTCTATTTCGCAAACTCCCAGTATATCAGGACCGTAGCTATCGCCCATCATTCGAATCACTCTTGCAAGATTATATAGTTTTTTTTCTAATCTATCAGCAGTCCACTCTTTGTTTCCCGCAGGGAGGAACTCCTCATCGTTTTTAACAGGATCATCAACAACATCAAATAAGTTTTCGAGGTTCCAGAACCCAACTGTAATTGTGTCCGCCGTAGATTGCTGAGCACAGGAACACATTATTCCCGCAGTTGAGATGAACAGGATCATAAAAATTTTATACACTGATTTCTCCATCTATACTTTTCTAAATTTCTAATCGAGTTACCACACCATGTAATTTGTTGTACGGCAATTTATAAAATCTGACAAATGGCGGTGTTATCATTTTAATGAATGCAAATATCTTTAGGAAGAATTTCTTTGTTTCGATATCTTCAACACCATAGAAAATTGCTTTCTCATCAATATTGTTTTCTTTTAGTACGCCTGCAAGATCAAGTATTTCAAGATATCCCTGGAAGATTTCAAACCCTGATAATCCGGTTTCAATATTTTCTGTTTTCTTAACGCTAATTCCATACGGATGATCCGTTACATGAATTGAAACAAGTACATTGTTTTCGTAAATGATATTCCCTCTGATAATACAATGAACTACGTATGGAGGAATTTCATTCAGGTTCTTACTAAAGAATAGCGCTGTTCCTTTTATGTTGTTACCAAGTTCATAAATCTGCTTGTAACTAATAAGAAACACATCCATTGGCAATGCACGGAATGATTTGTACATAGAATTGTTGCCTGTTATCCATAGTTTGATCAACAGGAAGGGTATCAAAGCAATGATTATAGACCAGTAACCACCGTGCGGTACTTTGTCGAATACAGCAATCAGGAATATTACGTTCACCACAAAAACAAAGATGGCTGCAATGAATTTTAATTTCCGTTTCTGAATTTTAAAAATCCATATCATGAACGTAGCACTGATAGTCATAGTCGCTGTAACAGCAAACCCGTAGGCAGCAGCAAGGTTAATTGATTTTTGAAAAATGAATATCATTAATAAAACAGCAATTAATAAACTCCAGTTAACAGCCCCGATATATATCTGGGATTTAATTTTTGTTGAAGTGAATTTTACTTTCATCAATGGAAAGATGCGCGTTGTAATACCCTGGTACAACAGCGACATAACAGCACTTATCATTGCCTGTGATGCAATGATAGTAGCAAGCAGTGTTATTATAAGAAAAGGTATATAAAAATAAGGCGAAATAGATTTCACCATTTCAAACAATATGAATCCTGATTTTTTATGTGTCAGTAAAAATGCACCCTGACCGAAGTAGTTCGCTATTAACGCAAAGAATACAAAATACCACGCACGTCTTACTGGTTTACTTCCAAGATGTCCCATATCCGCATACAGAGCCTCACCACCGGTTGCACACAATATTACTTCGCTTAGTATCAGAAATCCTGTTAACCCGTTATCGAGCATAAAGTTTATTGCATAGTAAGGACTAACAGCCTCAA
It includes:
- a CDS encoding endonuclease MutS2, which translates into the protein MTSPDVIEKLEFRKVLSYISKYCLTEKGKDEVLNLLPESDLNHVINEGELVSEAKNILIRIEQPPIEHLSNLDESLSQSRIEGSVLDIKKIWEIYRLAVVSRTLFQFLKNNSELSPKLFTLASTLFVDKVFEHHIRKIIGENGEILENASHKLQEIRKEIREKNHDLIRAVNKIIKSLRESDFVREDYLTLRDGRIVIPVKVEHKRHIRGFIHSESSSGQTVYIEPEETLELNNELVSLSFAERREIERLLKELTKLIGTYAAQLKDSLSVVTKYDSIFARAKHSMEIIGSFPQLNKKEKIILSDARHPILLRKLGRDNTVPLNITIDQDRVIIITGPNAGGKTVVLKTIGLFSLMVQSGIHIPASPDSNLHLFDHIFVDIGDQQSIEDDLSTFSSHLFNIKNILEKAGEQSLVLIDEVGAGTDPAEGSAIAASVLIELYNKGAIVFASTHHGSLKLIANETKGFENAAMEFNHKDLRPTYVFKQGIPGSSYAFEIAGRIGMQEQTLETAKQYLDSDKHKLESFLVEIETKSNMLDEKIKHLDNENRRLKEITKSYEQNLNKLNTEKRDIIKKSKQDAEDLLKGINKKIESVVKELKESNAQKENIKSVKEILKQLKQETSSIEVPEVNDVLEESENISVGDYVRLKNTATEGKVTEIIPGKKKAFILAGKIKMQVPLKELNIVKRDKKAEKAEISGHVIINSPKIRLDIRGERPEEAEFEVIRFVDDAYSSSINRIEILHGKGTGALKKTVKDILQNHDKVKNFYFAPIEFGGDGITIAELK
- a CDS encoding CvpA family protein, producing MNFIDILIALACLIGFILGFKDGFIRKLIGLVGFAIAVVFALNFSGSLGKIIESAFNIELYLAEIIAGAAIFLATILIFSVVKRIVHPFDKVNNLLNQLIGGSIGVIQVLFFASAVFLLLNVFNFPDPKTNKDSMFYSSVYSLIPVTIDFLGGYTPQTKKLIKDYINDKDSTK
- a CDS encoding GatB/YqeY domain-containing protein, translated to MNLKEKINEDLKAAMKSGDKTRLTVIRSIRALILEFEKSGAAKEMSPDEEIKMLSTAAKKRKDSIEQFRNAGRTELADQEESELKVLMDYLPKQLDENEISQIINGLAEPIGAKTKDDFSKLMPLVMKELKGKADGKIVKTLVEKFLGVS
- a CDS encoding biopolymer transporter ExbD, whose amino-acid sequence is MKFEKRRASTKQEIPTASMPDIVFMLLLFFMVTTTLREVDVLVAYSLPEAQAIEKIENKRLVSYLWVGKDKRMQINDSIVLLEEVESIMYKKRQELPNVIVSLRIDKAADMGLVTDIQQELRDAYCLRINYSSTIKL
- a CDS encoding biopolymer transporter ExbD, producing MIKKKKIAEAAIPTSSMADIAFLLLLFFLVATVIDVDTGIGITLPEPLDPETEVTPVSKERMAAILINENGDVLLDGAVIPVHMIKNNLKSRIVSKIELPSNKKLIVSLKTDRKTVYNIYVQALDQIKLSYFEVRDEYSNANFGRKYNDLDPESQEIVKDKIPIIISLAEPEKVQ
- a CDS encoding MotA/TolQ/ExbB proton channel family protein — its product is MEFTGVLSSTLNIIAQATNDTGALNWLAEKYEAGGFFMHPILASLVIGLAFCIERFWTLSRARVNTKQFIVKVRKALEEGGVEAAKDVCSNTRGPIASVFHAGLLRADEGLDAAEKAIIAYGGIEMGFLEKGLIWISTFITIAPMLGFTGTVQGMIEAFDAIKEAAQISPAIVAEGISVALLTTLFGLVVAMILQVFYNYFVSRIDKLVGDMEESSIELIDALYELKTRKK
- a CDS encoding SDR family oxidoreductase, translated to MTRELLIFGAGGYLGKGITSSLLSKNYDKIYLFDFDISKIKTEKENVVLIDTSDLSEEDNVMNVLSKVSPGKDKILFLYSTIGGFSGGRKIWDAEIADYQKMMTINLQTSFLIAKHFSKLVKDSLAGSICFTAALTGLKEEVGKGVYGVSKAALIHLVKTLALEGKEINLSVNALAPYIIDTPANRDWMKEADYSSWIKPEEVGELVHDLFTRFNFVTGNVIKLTNRFAI
- a CDS encoding KUP/HAK/KT family potassium transporter, which produces MNLLKLNSSVKEIIKALGLVFGDIGTSPIYTLTIIFALTAPTVENILGILSLIFWTLIVIVSIEYAWLAMSLSIKGEGGIIVLKEILTGSIKSAKKIAFAGFLGLVGVSLLMGDGVITPAISILSAVEGLELIPGFGHIETEAVMIITCVITIILFSFQSKGTDKVASSFGPIMIIWFGSLFVSGIISMSQSMHVIEAVSPYYAINFMLDNGLTGFLILSEVILCATGGEALYADMGHLGSKPVRRAWYFVFFALIANYFGQGAFLLTHKKSGFILFEMVKSISPYFYIPFLIITLLATIIASQAMISAVMSLLYQGITTRIFPLMKVKFTSTKIKSQIYIGAVNWSLLIAVLLMIFIFQKSINLAAAYGFAVTATMTISATFMIWIFKIQKRKLKFIAAIFVFVVNVIFLIAVFDKVPHGGYWSIIIALIPFLLIKLWITGNNSMYKSFRALPMDVFLISYKQIYELGNNIKGTALFFSKNLNEIPPYVVHCIIRGNIIYENNVLVSIHVTDHPYGISVKKTENIETGLSGFEIFQGYLEILDLAGVLKENNIDEKAIFYGVEDIETKKFFLKIFAFIKMITPPFVRFYKLPYNKLHGVVTRLEI